The following proteins are co-located in the Maridesulfovibrio sp. genome:
- a CDS encoding DMT family transporter, whose amino-acid sequence MSFLQSPHIAVVALLTAVLLWSSSFIALKIAMAVYDPTFVIFGRMMLASICFLFFIPNFKKQPIRKGDLKLLVFMAFCEPCMYFVFESQALTMTSASQAGMICATLPLLMAVAARFILNEELSRRTLIGFALAVCGGIWLSLSSESTESAPNPILGNFFEFLAMCCAVGYMTVLKKMTAHYSTLFLTAFQAFMGAIFYLPLLALPSTDIPTVFDPLAAGSIIYLGICITIGAYGLYNFGMSKLPANQTTAYVNLIPVFTLFLGWLILDETFTSMQFVAAALVMGGVILSQDKKSG is encoded by the coding sequence ATGTCCTTTCTCCAATCCCCGCATATTGCAGTCGTGGCCCTGCTAACAGCAGTACTACTCTGGTCCAGCTCCTTCATCGCGCTCAAGATTGCCATGGCGGTATATGACCCCACTTTTGTAATCTTCGGCCGAATGATGCTGGCCTCTATCTGCTTCCTGTTTTTCATTCCCAATTTCAAGAAGCAGCCAATCCGCAAGGGAGACCTCAAGTTGCTGGTCTTCATGGCCTTTTGCGAACCTTGTATGTATTTTGTTTTCGAGAGTCAGGCCCTGACCATGACTTCGGCATCACAGGCCGGAATGATCTGCGCAACTCTGCCGTTGCTCATGGCAGTTGCCGCCCGCTTTATACTCAATGAAGAACTCAGCCGCAGGACTCTAATCGGCTTTGCACTTGCCGTATGCGGCGGAATCTGGCTTTCCCTCTCTTCAGAATCAACGGAAAGTGCCCCCAATCCAATACTTGGAAACTTCTTTGAATTTTTGGCTATGTGTTGTGCGGTGGGCTACATGACCGTACTCAAGAAAATGACTGCCCACTACTCCACCCTGTTTCTGACTGCATTTCAGGCATTCATGGGTGCAATTTTCTATCTGCCGCTCTTGGCGCTGCCTTCAACCGACATTCCCACTGTATTTGATCCACTGGCAGCAGGCAGCATTATCTATCTTGGAATCTGCATCACCATCGGTGCATACGGGCTGTACAACTTCGGTATGTCCAAGCTTCCCGCCAACCAGACAACCGCATATGTCAACCTTATCCCGGTGTTCACCCTGTTCCTCGGCTGGCTGATTCTCGATGAAACATTCACCTCCATGCAGTTCGTAGCTGCGGCACTGGTAATGGGAGGAGTCATTTTAAGTCAGGACAAAAAAAGCGGATAA
- a CDS encoding 1,4-dihydroxy-6-naphthoate synthase — translation MSKILKLGYSPCPNDTFIFHALASGAVSIDPFKLDVTLADVEELNSMARSGQMDICKVSVHAAAHIMDDYILLRAGGAMGRGVGPLLLTGAPCTIADLDGKRIAIPGRNTTANLLFSLMCREAGIKVDLVEMVFDQVMPAIKNGEVDAGVVIHEGRFTYEALGLSRLADLGQWWEDFSGLPIPLGSIAIKRSLGAETASFVNAAIRKSLTLSYVDEEAAWPYIKEHAQEMDDEVIHQHIKTFVTDYSDDVGQEGEQAVARLLQEAARMDGIELPDLPVFIDM, via the coding sequence ATGAGCAAAATATTGAAATTGGGCTATTCGCCCTGTCCGAACGATACATTTATTTTTCATGCCCTCGCCAGCGGGGCTGTCAGCATAGACCCTTTCAAATTGGACGTCACCCTTGCTGATGTGGAGGAACTCAATTCCATGGCCCGTTCAGGGCAGATGGATATCTGTAAGGTTTCCGTCCATGCCGCCGCACATATTATGGATGATTATATCCTGCTGCGCGCCGGAGGAGCCATGGGCCGTGGTGTCGGGCCGTTGCTGCTTACCGGAGCACCTTGCACCATAGCGGACCTTGATGGCAAGCGTATTGCTATACCGGGGCGTAATACCACTGCAAATTTGCTTTTCAGCCTCATGTGCCGCGAAGCAGGAATCAAAGTGGATCTGGTGGAAATGGTTTTTGATCAGGTAATGCCTGCCATCAAAAATGGCGAAGTAGATGCCGGGGTGGTCATTCACGAAGGCCGTTTCACCTACGAAGCGCTGGGCTTATCCAGACTTGCCGATCTCGGCCAGTGGTGGGAGGATTTCTCCGGTCTGCCCATTCCGCTCGGTTCCATTGCAATCAAGCGTTCTCTGGGCGCTGAAACCGCATCTTTCGTCAATGCTGCTATCCGCAAATCCCTGACTCTTTCTTATGTGGATGAAGAAGCCGCATGGCCTTACATCAAAGAACATGCACAGGAAATGGACGACGAGGTCATTCATCAGCACATCAAGACTTTCGTGACTGATTATTCCGATGATGTCGGTCAGGAAGGAGAGCAGGCTGTCGCTAGACTGCTGCAGGAAGCAGCGCGAATGGATGGTATTGAATTGCCTGATCTGCCTGTTTTTATTGATATGTAA
- the mqnE gene encoding aminofutalosine synthase MqnE, giving the protein MISKNYFQNAGLGSILDKVLAGERISADDGLTLFNCPDLNALGALASIRRRQLHGNKTFYVINRHINYTNICVNGCLFCAYARKPEEDGSFKLSREEILEKLANAPIPPREVHVVGGCHHDIPLSFFEETFVEIKKLLPQAAIKAFTAVEIDHLAKAEEISTVEVLKRLKAAGSEMLTGGGAEIFNPEVRAKICPEKLPGKEWLRIHGEAHELGYTTNCTMLYGHVESYADRVDHLDQLRRQQDISGGFNCLIPLPFLTENSKLKIDNPLTGVDELRNIAVSRLMLDNIPHIKAYWVMLGVKQAQAALHFGADDFDGTVVEEKIGHMAGAESEQGLSRTELEEMIVGCGFTPVERDAAFNEV; this is encoded by the coding sequence ATGATCTCAAAAAATTACTTCCAAAACGCCGGACTCGGCTCGATCCTCGACAAAGTGCTTGCCGGAGAAAGGATTTCCGCCGATGACGGGCTTACCCTCTTCAACTGTCCTGATCTTAATGCGCTGGGAGCACTGGCCTCCATCCGCAGACGCCAACTTCACGGCAACAAGACCTTTTACGTGATTAACCGCCACATCAATTACACCAATATCTGTGTGAACGGTTGCCTCTTCTGCGCTTATGCCCGTAAACCCGAAGAGGACGGTTCTTTCAAACTAAGCAGAGAAGAAATTCTCGAAAAGCTTGCAAATGCACCGATCCCCCCCCGTGAAGTTCACGTAGTCGGCGGTTGCCATCACGATATTCCGCTTTCATTCTTCGAAGAGACTTTCGTTGAAATCAAAAAACTTCTCCCTCAGGCTGCGATAAAAGCATTCACTGCTGTGGAGATCGATCATCTTGCCAAAGCAGAAGAAATCTCCACCGTTGAAGTTCTCAAACGGCTGAAAGCTGCCGGTTCTGAGATGCTCACCGGCGGCGGTGCTGAAATTTTCAATCCTGAAGTACGCGCAAAAATCTGCCCTGAAAAACTTCCCGGCAAGGAATGGCTGCGTATCCACGGTGAAGCCCATGAACTCGGCTATACCACAAACTGCACCATGCTTTACGGTCATGTAGAGTCCTATGCAGACCGCGTCGACCATCTGGACCAGTTACGCCGTCAGCAGGATATCTCCGGCGGGTTCAATTGCCTGATTCCTCTCCCCTTCCTGACCGAGAACAGCAAGCTCAAGATCGACAATCCGCTTACCGGCGTTGATGAACTTCGCAATATTGCTGTCAGTCGACTCATGCTCGATAACATCCCGCACATCAAAGCCTACTGGGTAATGCTCGGAGTTAAGCAGGCTCAGGCAGCACTCCATTTCGGCGCGGATGATTTCGATGGTACTGTCGTCGAAGAAAAAATCGGACATATGGCCGGAGCTGAGTCTGAACAAGGCTTGAGCCGCACTGAATTGGAAGAAATGATTGTCGGTTGCGGGTTCACTCCAGTTGAACGCGATGCGGCTTTTAATGAGGTTTAA
- the mqnC gene encoding cyclic dehypoxanthinyl futalosine synthase has translation MTNLTQSPAEVLEIGKKVEAGERINFDEAVTLMEKADLFDLGSLAHSIRMKKHPAPNVTYVIDRNINYSNICDCGCRFCAFYVAPGKDGGFIISREELGQKIQETIELGGTQILMQGGHHPDLPLSFYEEMLAFIKDNYPVHIHAFSPPEVVYWSELNGISIKEVLERLIKAGLASIPGGGAEILVDEIRSKIAPNKCSTAKWLEVMETAHNLGLRTTATMMFGHEEQPVDRIKHLFALREVQDRTGGFTAFIPWTFQPDNTNIPKARKMTSVEYLRMLAVSRIVLDNFDNVQVSWVTMGPKISQLALFYGGNDFGSTMIEENVVKAAGVSFRLSEAEIHNLIRKAGFVPKQRLMDYTLAENANG, from the coding sequence ATGACAAATTTAACTCAAAGCCCCGCTGAAGTTCTGGAAATCGGAAAGAAAGTTGAAGCCGGGGAACGTATAAATTTTGATGAAGCCGTTACCTTAATGGAGAAGGCTGACCTTTTTGATCTGGGCAGCCTTGCCCATTCCATCAGGATGAAAAAACATCCTGCACCGAACGTTACTTATGTAATCGACCGCAATATCAACTACTCCAATATCTGTGATTGCGGCTGCCGCTTTTGCGCATTTTATGTTGCTCCTGGTAAAGATGGCGGTTTCATAATCAGCAGGGAAGAACTTGGTCAGAAAATTCAGGAAACTATCGAACTCGGTGGTACCCAGATTCTCATGCAGGGCGGACATCACCCGGATCTGCCTCTCTCTTTTTATGAAGAGATGCTGGCCTTTATTAAAGATAATTATCCTGTCCATATTCATGCTTTTTCTCCGCCGGAAGTTGTCTACTGGAGTGAGCTGAACGGAATTTCCATCAAGGAAGTGCTGGAAAGACTGATCAAGGCAGGACTGGCTTCCATCCCCGGTGGTGGAGCTGAAATTCTTGTGGATGAAATCCGCAGCAAAATTGCTCCCAATAAATGCAGCACCGCTAAATGGCTGGAAGTAATGGAAACCGCCCATAATTTGGGCCTTCGAACCACTGCTACCATGATGTTCGGCCATGAAGAACAGCCCGTAGACCGTATCAAACATCTTTTCGCATTGCGGGAGGTACAGGATCGCACCGGTGGATTCACTGCCTTTATCCCCTGGACTTTCCAGCCGGATAACACCAACATTCCCAAAGCACGCAAAATGACCAGCGTTGAATATCTGCGCATGCTCGCTGTTTCCCGCATTGTGCTCGACAACTTCGACAACGTGCAGGTCTCGTGGGTTACCATGGGTCCGAAAATATCGCAGTTAGCGCTCTTCTACGGCGGGAATGACTTCGGCTCTACCATGATTGAAGAAAACGTTGTTAAAGCCGCAGGCGTAAGCTTCAGGCTCTCTGAAGCGGAAATCCATAACCTGATCAGAAAAGCCGGATTCGTACCCAAACAACGTCTCATGGATTACACCCTTGCGGAGAACGCTAATGGATAA
- a CDS encoding menaquinone biosynthesis protein — protein MDKVKVGRISYLNVLPIYYPLESGLIANDFEFVYGPPAQLNTMMAEGLMHIASNSSIEYLRHAEQYLLLPDLAIGSRGPVQSVIMISRKPLEQLKGCDVLVSAQTHTSAALLKILLSEYIPLNATYETGNATARLESGDKPEAILCIGDEALNLRKHEEYPYIFDLGEEWIRWTGLPFIFGIWTVRRDAAHREDVKQAVRDLIRAKKWGQANIERICQMTADKTMLNLEESRSYYDGLVYDLGKTEIEGLKVFSKYLQKTGQIDHIPDLEFIDI, from the coding sequence ATGGATAAAGTTAAAGTAGGACGCATTTCTTATTTGAACGTTCTGCCGATCTATTATCCCCTCGAATCAGGGTTGATCGCTAATGACTTTGAATTTGTTTACGGTCCTCCTGCACAATTGAACACGATGATGGCCGAAGGGTTGATGCATATTGCGTCCAACTCCAGCATTGAATACCTGCGCCATGCTGAACAATATCTGCTGCTGCCGGACCTGGCTATCGGCAGCCGTGGTCCGGTCCAATCCGTAATAATGATCAGCCGTAAGCCGCTTGAACAGCTCAAAGGGTGCGACGTGCTGGTCAGCGCCCAGACCCATACTTCTGCTGCGCTGCTCAAAATTCTGCTTTCAGAGTACATTCCTCTCAATGCAACCTACGAAACAGGTAACGCAACAGCACGGCTCGAATCCGGAGATAAGCCTGAAGCTATTCTTTGTATTGGAGACGAGGCTTTGAACCTGCGCAAACATGAAGAGTATCCTTACATATTTGATCTTGGAGAAGAATGGATACGTTGGACCGGCCTGCCCTTCATATTCGGCATCTGGACTGTACGTCGCGATGCTGCCCATCGTGAAGATGTAAAGCAGGCTGTGCGCGATTTAATACGAGCTAAAAAATGGGGTCAGGCTAATATTGAAAGGATATGCCAAATGACCGCCGATAAAACTATGCTCAATCTTGAGGAGAGCCGCTCATACTACGACGGTCTCGTCTATGATCTAGGCAAAACTGAAATTGAAGGACTGAAGGTTTTTTCTAAATATTTACAAAAGACCGGTCAGATAGACCATATTCCAGACCTCGAATTTATTGATATTTAG
- a CDS encoding selenium metabolism-associated LysR family transcriptional regulator produces MDLRRLEAFCKVYELKSFSKAGKELFLSQPTISAHISTLEEELGVPLFDRLGRSIMATQAGEVLYRNAKDIYSLIGKAQSEINILRDKVVGDLEIGGSTIPSHYLLPEILYNYCKKYPDVSVHLSVGDTAEILEKVRTGKLIIGVVGATADVPNIEFVPIMRDELVIVAPPVLVRNYDVIDDIQHLAELPWVMREGGSGTRKALEAGLSEMGTSVRELNVTVWVESTQAVVQCVRAGLGVSVTSRLAAQPLIDSGELVHISDLPLNLERSFYLAHLQGREFFPAVRYFIEHVKNISK; encoded by the coding sequence ATGGACTTACGTCGACTCGAAGCCTTTTGCAAGGTCTATGAATTAAAGAGTTTTTCCAAGGCAGGTAAAGAGCTTTTCCTTTCTCAGCCAACCATCAGCGCCCATATCTCCACTTTGGAAGAAGAGCTAGGGGTTCCTCTTTTCGACCGTCTGGGCAGGTCTATCATGGCCACTCAGGCTGGGGAGGTGCTTTATCGCAACGCTAAAGATATTTACAGTTTGATCGGAAAAGCACAGTCAGAAATTAACATCTTGCGTGATAAAGTTGTCGGTGATTTGGAAATTGGCGGTAGTACTATTCCGTCTCACTACCTTCTGCCCGAGATTCTGTACAATTACTGCAAAAAATATCCCGACGTTAGTGTGCATCTTTCTGTAGGGGACACAGCAGAAATACTTGAAAAGGTCCGTACCGGTAAATTGATAATCGGTGTTGTGGGGGCTACCGCGGATGTTCCCAATATAGAATTCGTTCCCATTATGCGCGATGAGCTGGTTATAGTCGCTCCTCCGGTATTGGTCCGCAATTACGATGTCATTGATGACATCCAGCATCTTGCTGAACTTCCGTGGGTCATGCGTGAAGGTGGATCAGGTACACGCAAAGCACTTGAAGCCGGGCTGTCCGAAATGGGCACAAGTGTTCGTGAACTTAATGTCACTGTCTGGGTTGAATCCACTCAGGCTGTTGTGCAGTGTGTGAGGGCGGGCCTCGGTGTCAGTGTTACTTCGCGGCTTGCGGCTCAACCGCTTATTGATTCCGGTGAGCTTGTGCATATCAGCGATCTTCCGCTTAATCTTGAAAGAAGTTTTTATCTCGCTCACCTTCAGGGCAGGGAGTTTTTTCCTGCGGTTCGTTATTTTATTGAGCATGTTAAAAATATATCCAAGTAG
- the rplQ gene encoding 50S ribosomal protein L17 encodes MRHKKSGRKFNRSSSHRKAMLKNMVRSLLTYEHIRTTEPKAKELRSSCEKLITLALRNDLHSRRLAYKTLENHGLVKRLFDEIGPRYEGGGGGYTRIIKLAEPRKGDCAPMCIIELTKRAEAPVKEAAATTEAPAEEAQEA; translated from the coding sequence ATGAGGCATAAAAAGTCCGGAAGAAAGTTCAACAGAAGTTCTTCTCATAGGAAGGCCATGCTGAAAAACATGGTTCGCTCTCTGTTGACCTACGAGCATATCCGTACCACCGAGCCTAAAGCAAAGGAACTGAGAAGCTCTTGCGAAAAGCTGATCACCCTTGCTCTCCGCAACGACCTTCACTCTCGTCGTCTTGCTTACAAGACCCTTGAGAACCACGGTCTTGTAAAAAGGCTTTTCGATGAAATCGGCCCCCGCTACGAAGGCGGCGGTGGTGGTTACACCCGCATTATCAAGCTCGCTGAACCCCGTAAAGGTGACTGCGCTCCCATGTGCATCATCGAGCTTACCAAACGTGCTGAAGCTCCTGTTAAAGAAGCTGCGGCAACCACTGAAGCTCCCGCTGAGGAAGCTCAGGAAGCATAA
- a CDS encoding DNA-directed RNA polymerase subunit alpha, with amino-acid sequence MLIQDGDKLINTRNWAELVKPEQLVRDPKSNELYGKFICEPLERGFGTTIGNSLRRVLLSSMQGAAAVAVKIEGVQHEFTTIEGVMEDVTEIVLNIKQIRFAMTTDEPQFLTLRVNKQGVVTAADIQENQNVKVLNPEQIIATLSEKMDMEMTFEIRMGKGYVPADMHEGLVNEIGHIILDSSFSPIRKVAYSVEQARVGQMTNYDKLILEVYTDGSVTPEDAIAYSAKILKDQLSVFINFDEMGSEQEESKESDLDLNPNLFKSIDELELSVRATNCLKAANIRIVGELVQRTEQTMLKTKNFGRKSLDEIRRVLDSMELKFGMVLEDFDKKHQEWLKRKEKNEA; translated from the coding sequence ATGCTTATTCAAGACGGTGACAAACTCATCAACACCCGCAACTGGGCCGAGCTGGTTAAGCCGGAACAGCTTGTGCGTGACCCCAAGTCTAACGAGCTTTATGGTAAGTTCATTTGTGAACCCCTTGAGCGCGGATTTGGAACAACCATCGGGAACTCTCTCCGTAGAGTTCTGCTCTCTTCAATGCAGGGAGCTGCCGCGGTTGCTGTAAAGATCGAAGGAGTTCAGCACGAATTCACCACTATTGAAGGTGTGATGGAAGATGTGACTGAGATTGTTCTGAACATCAAGCAGATCAGATTCGCAATGACTACAGATGAACCCCAGTTTCTTACCCTTCGGGTTAACAAGCAGGGTGTCGTCACCGCAGCTGATATTCAGGAAAACCAGAACGTCAAAGTCCTCAATCCTGAGCAGATTATTGCGACTCTGTCTGAGAAAATGGACATGGAAATGACTTTCGAGATCCGCATGGGTAAGGGCTACGTGCCTGCTGACATGCACGAAGGTCTTGTCAATGAAATCGGTCATATCATTCTTGACTCCAGCTTTTCTCCCATCCGTAAGGTAGCTTACAGTGTGGAGCAGGCTCGTGTCGGACAGATGACCAACTACGACAAGCTTATTCTCGAAGTTTATACCGATGGTTCCGTTACCCCTGAGGATGCTATTGCGTACAGTGCAAAGATCCTCAAGGATCAGCTCTCCGTATTCATCAACTTTGATGAAATGGGATCCGAGCAGGAAGAGTCCAAAGAAAGCGACCTCGATCTCAACCCGAATCTGTTCAAGAGCATCGACGAACTCGAACTCTCCGTTCGTGCAACTAACTGCCTCAAGGCTGCCAACATTCGCATTGTTGGTGAACTTGTGCAGCGCACTGAGCAGACTATGCTTAAAACCAAGAATTTTGGACGTAAGTCTCTCGACGAAATCCGCCGTGTTCTTGATAGCATGGAACTTAAGTTCGGTATGGTCCTCGAGGATTTCGATAAAAAGCATCAGGAATGGCTGAAGAGGAAAGAGAAAAATGAGGCATAA
- the rpsD gene encoding 30S ribosomal protein S4, with protein MARYTKAKCRLCRREGEKLFIKGDRCFTDKCSYERRPYAPGIAGRMRKKMSDYAIQLREKQKVRRMYGVLEGQFRSYFKRADGMKGVTGANLLMLLETRLDNTVYRLGFANSRAQARQLVKHGIFTKNGRRVNVPSMHVKPGDVIEVREESRKIPVIAEAQEVIARRGCPEWLESDGANFKGEVKAMPTREDIQFPINEQLIVELYSK; from the coding sequence TTGGCCAGATATACAAAAGCAAAGTGCAGACTGTGTCGTCGTGAAGGCGAAAAGCTTTTCATCAAAGGCGACCGCTGCTTTACTGATAAGTGCTCTTATGAGCGTCGTCCTTATGCTCCCGGTATTGCCGGTCGCATGAGAAAGAAAATGAGCGACTACGCAATTCAGCTTCGTGAGAAGCAGAAAGTTCGTCGTATGTACGGTGTCCTCGAAGGCCAGTTCCGCAGCTACTTCAAGCGCGCAGACGGCATGAAAGGTGTAACCGGTGCAAACCTGCTCATGCTTCTTGAGACCCGCCTTGACAATACTGTTTACCGTCTTGGTTTTGCCAACTCCCGCGCGCAGGCTCGCCAGCTCGTGAAACACGGCATCTTCACCAAAAACGGCAGACGTGTTAATGTTCCTTCCATGCATGTAAAACCCGGTGATGTTATCGAGGTTCGTGAAGAATCCCGTAAAATCCCCGTAATTGCAGAAGCACAGGAAGTTATTGCCCGTCGCGGCTGCCCCGAGTGGCTTGAATCTGACGGTGCTAATTTCAAAGGTGAAGTGAAAGCGATGCCGACTAGGGAAGATATCCAGTTCCCTATCAACGAACAGCTGATTGTCGAGCTGTACTCCAAATAA
- the rpsK gene encoding 30S ribosomal protein S11: protein MARPRRSGKKKEKKNVPVGIAHVKATFNNTIITFTDLKGNVISWATSGASGFKGSRKSTPFAAQVAAETAARKAQDQGMRTVGIFVKGPGSGREAAMRAIGNVGMKVNFIRDITPIPHNGCRPPKRRRV, encoded by the coding sequence ATGGCTAGACCTCGCCGTTCCGGCAAGAAAAAAGAGAAGAAGAATGTTCCCGTGGGCATCGCTCACGTTAAAGCAACATTCAACAATACCATCATCACCTTCACTGACCTGAAGGGTAACGTGATCAGCTGGGCTACTTCCGGTGCATCTGGTTTCAAGGGATCTAGGAAATCTACTCCCTTTGCTGCACAGGTTGCTGCTGAAACCGCTGCAAGGAAAGCTCAGGATCAGGGTATGCGTACCGTTGGTATTTTCGTCAAAGGCCCCGGCTCCGGTCGTGAAGCAGCAATGCGCGCTATCGGTAACGTCGGTATGAAGGTTAACTTCATTCGCGATATAACACCCATCCCGCACAACGGCTGTCGTCCGCCGAAACGTCGCAGGGTCTAA
- the rpsM gene encoding 30S ribosomal protein S13, protein MARIAGVDLPKNKRLDIALTYIYGVGRTTALKILDTVGIDWTLKTDDLSGEQVNTIRKELEDNYKVEGDLRRDQIADIKRLMDIGCYRGLRHRRGLPVRGQSSKTNARTRKGPRRSVMSRKKK, encoded by the coding sequence GTGGCTCGTATCGCTGGAGTAGACCTTCCGAAAAATAAGCGTTTGGATATTGCACTGACTTACATCTACGGCGTAGGTCGGACTACCGCTCTCAAGATTCTTGATACTGTTGGTATCGACTGGACACTCAAAACTGATGATCTCAGTGGCGAGCAGGTGAACACCATCCGTAAGGAACTTGAAGATAATTACAAAGTTGAAGGTGACCTTCGCCGTGATCAGATTGCTGACATCAAGCGTCTGATGGATATCGGCTGTTACCGTGGACTGCGTCACCGTCGCGGACTGCCCGTGCGTGGACAGAGCTCAAAGACCAACGCAAGAACTCGCAAAGGTCCCCGTCGCTCTGTAATGAGCAGGAAGAAGAAATAA
- the rpmJ gene encoding 50S ribosomal protein L36, translating to MKVRPSVKKICPKCKVIRRKGVLRVICDNPRHKQRQG from the coding sequence ATGAAAGTAAGACCATCTGTTAAGAAGATTTGTCCCAAATGCAAAGTAATCAGACGCAAGGGTGTTCTGAGGGTTATTTGTGACAACCCCAGACACAAACAGCGTCAAGGATAG
- the map gene encoding type I methionyl aminopeptidase has translation MKKYRGIYLKNDKEIGLMREANRLVSTILDMLGEAIKPGITTMSLEEIACKACEDFGVKPAFKGYHGFPFALCCSVNEEIVHGFPSEKRILEEGDIVSIDMGVIYQGFYGDSARTYPVGNIVDSTRKLLDVTRESLMLGIKQALPGNSLYDISRAVQEYAEGAGFGVVRRFVGHGIGRNLHEKPEVPNFVPSGLPGVQLRTGMVIAIEPMVTEGSHDIEILDDKWTAVTKDRKLSAHFEHTIAITADGPQILSLS, from the coding sequence TTGAAAAAGTACAGAGGTATCTACCTCAAGAATGACAAGGAGATTGGCCTCATGCGTGAGGCCAATCGTCTTGTTTCTACTATTTTAGATATGCTGGGTGAAGCCATCAAGCCAGGTATTACTACCATGAGTCTTGAAGAAATCGCCTGCAAGGCCTGCGAAGATTTCGGCGTTAAACCGGCCTTCAAAGGTTATCACGGGTTTCCATTTGCCCTGTGCTGCTCCGTGAACGAGGAAATTGTTCACGGATTTCCTTCTGAGAAGAGAATTCTTGAAGAGGGAGATATTGTCAGCATCGATATGGGTGTTATTTATCAGGGGTTTTACGGTGACTCTGCCCGTACTTATCCGGTCGGCAATATTGTCGATTCTACCCGCAAACTTCTTGATGTAACTCGTGAATCTCTCATGTTGGGTATCAAGCAGGCATTGCCGGGCAACAGTCTTTATGATATTTCCCGGGCAGTTCAGGAATATGCTGAAGGAGCAGGGTTCGGAGTTGTGCGCCGTTTTGTGGGGCATGGCATCGGACGCAACCTTCATGAAAAACCTGAAGTACCCAACTTTGTACCCTCGGGTCTTCCCGGTGTGCAACTCAGAACGGGAATGGTAATCGCCATCGAACCGATGGTGACAGAAGGTTCTCATGACATTGAGATTCTCGATGACAAGTGGACCGCTGTGACCAAGGACAGGAAGCTGTCCGCCCATTTTGAACACACCATTGCCATTACTGCAGACGGGCCTCAGATTCTGAGCCTCTCTTAA